The Colletotrichum higginsianum IMI 349063 chromosome 2, whole genome shotgun sequence genome has a segment encoding these proteins:
- a CDS encoding guanine nucleotide-binding protein subunit gamma: MPQYTSRDVGDPSQIKKNKQSMADLKLRRLTELNNRLREDLERERIPVSNASKSIIAYCNSTRDYMVPSVWGAVPRGEDPYAPQQSGGCCVVM, encoded by the exons ATGCCTCAATACACCTCTCGCGATGTCGGCGACCCGTCGCAGATTAAGAAGAACAAGCAGTCGATGGCCGACCTCAAGTTGAGACGACTGACGGAACTCAACAACCGCTTGCGTGAAGACCTTGAGAGGGAGCGCATTCCCGTGAGCAATGCTTCTAAGAG TATCATCGCCTACTGCAACAGTACGAGGGACTACATGGTTCCATCAGTTTGGGGTGCCGTCCCCCGCGGCGAAGACCCCTATGCACCACAACAGAGCGGCGGATGCTGTGTGGTAATGTAG
- a CDS encoding Eukaryotic translation initiation factor 3 subunit A: MPPPPHQKPENVLKRAHELIGVNQVPAALTLLHEHITSKRSRNVPIASLEPVMLLLVELSVEQKKGKLAKDALYQYKNISQNTNVGTIELVLKKFIELAAEKVTAAQAKADEVQSSIEANTSTTNVDDLEASETPESILLATVSGEQSRDRTDRAIVTPWLKFLWEAYRTVLDILRNNARLEVLYQSTAMQAFDFCLKYTRKTEFRRLCELLRNHVQTAAKYSAQMHAINLSDPDTLQRHLETRFQQLNVAVELELWQEAFRSVEDIHTLLNLSKRPPKNIMMANYYEKLTRIFLVGENYLFHAAAWSRYYTLLRQSAAVVASGQGKKADNPPATENDLQKAASFVLLSALAIPVISTTRSRGAMVDFDESRKNKNARLTHLLGMGQAPTRAGLFRDALAKQMLKRARPEIRDLYNILEVDFHPLSICEKISPILTKIGADAEMEKYILPLQQVILTRLFQQLSQVYETVDLGFVERLAQFPEPFQVTRGTIEKFIMNGNKKGDLAIRMDHATGVLSFDNDVFSSAKAAHAGAAAGSAEADGSSVQRLQSTPSEIVRSQLTRLVKSLHTTCFYIDPSYNQSLVAAREAALERARAGAEQEHHAILARKDIIQKRKEEASEAQARKEKENARQKRLREQLLQEAEDKRLAAEQKEREEKRMKAERDRVRKEELKKQIADLKIGTKTIDLDLENLDNLDSGAIHAIKLEQLKREKNDVNEKLRIVWKRIDHLERAFRKEEAKKLGEDYQKQIEKDRATYEAVKAQTLKEAEIKHKESVELKHRLTRLMPEYESFRANLHERRRDEFEKRRRDAERELEKQIAARKKEYRERKLREKREREEQERVLREAEERAAKEKEEQEKRAEAKRAEMQRLKEQREQERQEGLEKAALQARREEEALARRKAEREAQRTAPPSRVPERGAESSVPEGRRPLNLPGAGKWREREAAAKPTSPANADSAPPARAPPVRAPVERTESGDRPSAGGPPRLNLAGNKPSWREREAARASTGGASDSAPPPRAGGGASFDRGGSSRDDRENGRPGPERTGSPATPAEPLKPSGAPGKWVPRHLRDKA; encoded by the exons ATG CCTCCTCCACCCCACCAGAAGCCCGAAAATGTTCTGAAGCGCGCCCACGAGCTCATCGGCGTCAATCAGGTCCCCGCCGCCTTGACCCTCCTCCACGAGCACATCACCTCGAAGCGAAGCCGAAATGTTCCCATCGCGTCGCTGGAGCCGGTGATGCTCCTGTTGGTCGAGCTTTCCGTCgagcagaagaagggaaagCTGGCCAAGGATGCCCTGTACCAGTACAAGAACATCAGTCAGAACACGAACGTCGGAACCATCGAG TTGGTTCTCAAGAAGTTCATCGAGCTCGCTGCCGAGAAGGTGACTGCCGcccaggccaaggccgacgaagTCCAGTCCAGCATCGAGGCCAACACCTCCACTACAAAtgtcgacgacctggagGCTAGCGAAACCCCCGAgtccatcctcctcgccaccgtCTCCGGCGAGCAGTCCCGCGATCGTACTGACCGTGCCATCGTCACCCCGTGGCTCAAGTTCCTCTGGGAGGCTTACCGTACCGTCCTTGACATCCTCCGCAACAATGCTCGTCTCGAGGTCCTCTACCAGAGCACGGCCATGCAGGCCTTCGATTTCTGCCTCAAGTACACCAGAAAGACCGAGTTCCGCAGACTCTGCGAGCTGCTCCGCAACCATGTCCAGACCGCCGCCAAGTATTCGGCCCAGATGCACGCCATCAATCTGAGCGATCCCGACACCCTCCAGCGTCACTTGGAGACCCGTTTCCAGCAGCTCAATGttgccgtcgagctcgagctctgGCAGGAGGCCTTCCGTTCCGTCGAGGACATCCATACCTTGCTCAACCTCAGCAAGCGCCCTCCCAAGAATATTATGATGGCGAACTACTACGAGAAGCTTACCCGTATCTTCCTCGTTGGCGAGAACTACCTCttccacgccgccgcctggtcCAGATACTACACCCTTCTGCGCCAGTCCGCTGCCGTAGTTGCTAGTGGACAGGGTAAGAAGGCCGACAACCCTCCGGCTACCGAGAACGACCTTCAGAAAGCTGCCTCGTTTGTGCTATTGTCCGCTCTCGCTATTCCCGTCATCAGCACCACTCGCTCCCGCGGTGCCATGGTTGacttcgacgagtcgagaAAGAACAAAAACGCTCGTCTCACCCACCTCCTCGGTATGGGCCAGGCCCCAACCCGTGCTGGCCTCTTCCGCGACGCCCTTGCTAAGCAGATGCTGAAGCGTGCCCGGCCCGAGATTCGCGACCTCTACAACATCCTTGAAGTTGACTTCCATCCCCTCTCCATTTGCGAGAAGATCTCTCCCATCCTGACCAAGATCGGCGCGGAtgccgagatggagaagtACATTCTGCCTCTTCAGCAGGTCATCCTCACCAGACTTTTCCAGCAGCTGTCCCAGGTGTACGAGACCGTTGACCTAGGCTTTGTTGAGCGTCTGGCCCAATTTCCCGAGCCCTTCCAGGTTACTCGTGGCACCATCGAGAAGTTCATCATGAACGGTAACAAGAAGGGTGACCTGGCCATCCGCATGGACCATGCCACCGGTGTCCTCAGCTTCGACAACGACGTCTTCTCTTCCGCCAAGGCTGCTcacgccggtgccgccgctggCTCCGCTGAGGCCGACGGTAGCTCCGTTCAGCGTCTCCAGAGCACTCCTTCGGAGATCGTCCGCTCTCAGCTCACTCGTCTTGTTAAGTCTCTTCACACCACCTGCTTCTACATCGACCCCAGCTACAACCAGTCCCTGGTTGCCGCTAGGGAAGCTGCTCTTGAGCGTGCTCGTGCTGGTGCCGAGCAGGAGCAccacgccatcctcgcccgGAAAGATATTATCCAGAAgcgcaaggaggaggcttcTGAGGCTCAGGCgcgcaaggagaaggagaacgCCCGCCAGAAGCGTCTCCGTGAGCAACTGCTCCAGGAGGCTGAGGACAAGCGCCTCGCTGCAGAGCAGAAGGAGCGCGAAGAAAAGCGCATGAAGGCTGAGCGTGATCGCGTCCGCAAGgaggagctgaagaagcAGATCGCCGATCTCAAGATCGGCACCAAGACCATCGATCTGGACTTGGAGaacctcgacaacctcgactcCGGAGCCATCCACGCCATCAAATTAGAGCAGCTCAAGCGCGAGAAGAATGATGTTAACGAGAAGCTCCGTATCGTCTGGAAGCGTATCGACCACTTGGAACGTGCGTTCagaaaggaggaggccaagaagctgggCGAAGACTACCAGAAGCAGATCGAGAAGGACCGCGCTACTTACGAGGCTGTCAAGGCCCAGACGCtgaaggaggccgagatcaAGCACAAGGAGAGCGTCGAGCTCAAGCACCGTCTGACCCGTCTCATGCCCGAGTACGAGTCTTTCCGCGCCAACCTTCACGAACGTCGCCGCGACGAGTTCGAGAAGCGTCGCAGAGACGCAGAGAGAGAGCTGGAGAAGCAGATCGCCGCGCGCAAGAAGGAGTACCGCGAGCGCAAGCTCCGCGAGAAGCGCGAGCGCGAAGAGCAAGAGAGAGTCCTGCGGGAGGCCGAAGAGCGTGCtgccaaggagaaggaggagcaggagaagcGTGCCGAGGCCAAGAGAGCCGAGATGCAGCGTCTCAAGGAGCAGCGCGAACAGGAGCGCCAAGAGGGTCTGGAGAAGGCCGCTCTCCAGGCGAGacgcgaggaggaggctttGGCTCGTCGCAAGGCCGAGAGAGAAGCCCAGCGGACGGCACCGCCTTCCCGCGTGCCCGAGCGTGGCGCCGAGTCCTCTGTTCCCGAGGGCCGTCGCCCGCTCAACCTGCCCGGTGCCGGCAAGTGGCGCgagcgcgaggccgccgccaagcccacctcgcccgccaACGCAGACTCAGCCCCTCCCGCCCGCGCACCTCCGGTTCGTGCCCCCGTGGAGCGTACCGAGTCTGGCGACCGCCCCAGTGCCGGCGGCCCGCCTCGCCTCAACCTCGCCGGCAACAAGCCAAGCTGGCGTGAGCGTGAGGCCGCCAGGGCCAGCACCGGTGGTGCCAGCGACAGCGCGCCCCCAccccgcgccggcggcggggcctCCTTCGACCGGGGCGGCTCTAGCCGTGACGACCGCGAGAACGGCCGCCCTGGACCCGAGCGCACCGGCTcgcccgcgacgcccgcGGAGCCCCTCAAGCCGTCGGGTGCTCCGGGCAAGTGGGTTCCCCGTCACCTTCGCGACAAGGCCTAA
- a CDS encoding WSC domain-containing protein, with protein MAPIVRALAALAAASLLTQVTATTTELPPCLDAFQPFAYAGCFKEKGTQNENALDFRSSSDQTKNTVEKCVAECKGNSYRYAGLTYHGVCYCSQTVNSPLLDEGSCNFPCTANNTQTCGGDGAFSVWQDPTFPSSAGVSINDFKSIGCYTDDTDHGRTIAERQDQVAFDTMTPALCLQACADDGYPFAGVEYGGECYCGVVMGNYTQPATSDKCNVPCKGDNTKNCGGAGHVEIYVASKLRSLEPCGFVPPVNSVSSSTASIPSTSSAPPSSSSIASTTVSTQAPPSTTTRPATTTTTAQAPPSTTTKPATTTTTAQVCTTTIVTPATCEYGCGNWCNKNLPDFDDADSCTKAHNSCKLQVNACLKGAGWPGSASCMEFKAWCNDVNSYCSSSCKGKGSCSKKDCYSKKVPKGYKPGTTSVSTFACPSKPTSTASPVTTIVPPPPTGVCKQPSSWWFNYGPGNPVGGIEIPIVTCNDVADDFKAGNQFKLYTESDSRKCKSFGRNNVPNVCQEACKEQYDECNNTYAQGCKTYNNRRGRRDAAAVYARAPEFAKRWFFVDTFSVALNKCKIQYTDCLIENRNSYAANKCGSFATGY; from the exons ATGGCTCCCATCGTTCGAGCCCTCGCAGCTCTCGCAGCTGCTAGTCTCCTTACACAGGTCACCGCGACTACCACGGAGCTGCCGCCCTGTCTCGACGCCTTCCAGCCCTTTGCCTACGCTGGTTGCTTCAAGGAAAAGGGTACTCAGAACGAGAACGCTCTTGACttccgctcctcctccgaccAGACCAAGAACACTGTCGAGAAGTGTGTCGCTGAGTGCAAGG GAAACAGCTACCGTTATGCTGGTCTCACCTACCACGGTGTCTGCTACTGCAGTCAGACTGTCAACAGCCCCCTCCTCGATGAGGGCAGTTGCAATTTCCCGTGCACTGCCAACAACACTCAGACCtgtggcggcgatggagccTTCTCCGTCTGGCAAGACCCTACGTTCCCGTCTTCTGCCGGTGTCAGCATCAATGATTTCAAGTCTATCGGCTGCTACACCGACGACACCGATCATGGGCGCACCATTGCTGAGCGACAGGACCAGGTTGCCTTCGACACCATGACTCCCGCCCTCTGCCTGCAAGCTtgcgccgacgacggctaCCCCTTCGCCGGTGTTGAGTACGGCGGTGAGTGCTATTGCGGTGTAGTCATGGGCAACTACACGCAGCCCGCCACGTCAGATAAGTGCAACGTGCCCTGCAAGGGAGACAACACCAAGAATTGTGGTGGCGCTGGACACGTCGAGATCTACGTCGCCAGCAAGCTCCGGTCTCTTGAGCCCTGCGGTTTTGTTCCTCCCGTAAACTCGGTCTCTTCTTCCACTGCCAGCATCCCATCCACCAGCAGTGCTCCCCCCAGCTCTTCCAGCATCGCCTCGACGACAGTCTCTACCCAGGCTCCTCCTTCGACCACCACAAGGCCTGCCACGACAACGACCACTGCCCAGGCCCCCCCTTCGACCACCACAAAGCCTGCCACGACGACCACCACTGCTCAGGtctgcaccaccaccattgTGACTCCGGCCACTTGCGAGTACGGCTGCGGCAACTGGTGCAACAAGAACCTCCCCGActtcgacgatgccgacagCTGCACCAAGGCTCACAACAGTTGCAAGCTCCAGGTCAACGCTTGCCTGAAGGGCGCCGGATGGCCCGGCTCCGCTAGCTGCATGGAGTTCAAGGCATGGTGCAACGACGTCAACAGCTACTGCTCCAGCAGCTGCAAGGGCAAGGGATCCTGCTCTAAGAAGGACTGCTACAGTAAGAAGGTCCCCAAGGGTTACAAGCCTGGCACCACCTCGGTCTCTACCTTCGCCTGCCCCTCCAAGCCCACCTCGACCGCCTCCCCGGTCACCACCATtgtccctcctcctcctactgGTGTCTGCAAGCAGCCCAGCAGCTGGTGGTTCAACTACGGACCTGGCAACCCTGTCGGTGGCATTGAGATCCCCATCGTCACCTgcaacgacgtcgccgacgacttcAAGGCCGGCAACCAGTTCAAGCTCTACACCGAGTCTGACTCCCGCAAGTGCAAGTCCTTCGGCCGCAACAACGTCCCCAACGTCTGCCAGGAGGCTTGCAAGGAGCAGTATGACGAGTGCAACAACACCTACGCCCAGGGTTGCAAGACCTACAACAaccgccgtggccgccgcgacgccgccgccgtctacGCCCGCGCTCCCGAGTTCGCCAAGCGCTGGTTCTTCGTCGACACCTTCAGTGTCGCCCTCAACAAGTGTAAAATCCAGTACACCGACTGCCTTATCGAGAACCGCAACTCGTACGCTGCCAACAAGTGCGGTTCCTTCGCCACCGGCTACTAA
- a CDS encoding Elicitor protein: MSVASKNLFELLGNDAEDDTPQAPVKTVEKTTMRSTKRGVEPEAPSRAAAGNTGAPRRNNASGNEAAFRDRGAGSDRNRGKTTDEPARGGPRGGYGARVRGGRGGRFPRERDDRQSKGLASGSEKQAAQSWGATEGDAERKDEQAGEAIAQAEAKDAEAEAAAPVEPEEPEDKHISYTDYLAQLAEKKLALEGNTEVRKANEGTKLKKEWANAKEVARDDEDTFMIGTGGKTKRERERKTKQLLDIDQRYVEPERSHGGPRGGARGGARGGARGGARGGDRGDRGGRGRGDGPRGGAPRAGGAPRGGRREGGAQINTKDESAFPSLGGK; this comes from the exons ATGTCGGTCGCAAGCAAG AACCTGTTCGAGCTCCTCG GCAACGATGCCGAAGATGACACTCCTCAGGCGCCCGTGAAGACGGTTGAGAAGACCACCATGCGTTCTACCAAGCGCGGTGTTGAGCCCGAGGCTCCTtcccgtgccgccgccggtaACACCGGTGCTCCCCGCCGCAACAATGCCTCTGGCAACGAGGCCG CCTTCCGTGACCGCGGTGCTGGCAGCGACCGTAACCGTGGCAAGACCACCGACGAGCCTGCCAGAGGCGGCCCTCGTGGTGGCTATGGTGCTCGCGTTCGTGGAG GCCGCGGTGGCCGCTTCCCTCGTGAGCGTGACGACCGCCAGTCCAAGGGCCTCGCCAG CGGTTCCGAGAAGCAGGCTGCCCAGTCTTGGGGCGCCACtgagggcgatgccgagcgcaaggacgagcaggccggtgaggccatcgcccaggccgaggccaaggatgccgaggccgaggccgctgctcccgtcgagcccgaggagcCTGAGGACAAGCACATCTCCTACACCGACTACCTCGCCCAGCTGGCTGAGAAGAAGCTTGCTCTCGAGGGCAACACTGAGGTGCGCAAGGCCAACGAGGGCACCAAGCTCAAGAAGGAGTGGGCCAACGCCAAGGAGGTCGCCCGCGATGACGAGGACACCTTCATGATCGGTACCGGCGGCAAGACCAAGCGCGAGCGTGAGCGCAAGACCAAGCAGCTTTTGGATATCGACCAGCGTTACGTCGAGCCTGAGCGCTCCCATGGCGGCCCCCGTGGCGGCGCCCGTGGTGGTGCTCGCGGCGGTGCTCGCGGCGGTGCTCGCGGCGGTGACCGTGGCGACCgtggcggccgtggccgtggcgaTGGCCCCCGTGGCGGCGCTCCCCGCGCCGGCGGTGCCCCTCGTGGCGGTCGTCGTGAGGGTGGTGCGCAGATCAACACTAAGGACGAGTCTGCGTTCCCCAGCCTCGGCGGCAAATAA
- a CDS encoding Major facilitator superfamily transporter, which yields MMLTCRHAPTPATAATHFDILTFSLVINNKQNRQPTSISLLTSIIPPVARCKLRSRRWSGLNNDNYLDCPSRHLLLALDILIMAILSRYLPFSEATSTLQAVTYLLGISLFSISFLVFLNSSISFVVTDLIGVKDGVGDIVGTLGFVDELVALIACPVWGLVSDRLGVRWVAVIGYAVIGAALILFVQAKNVYPQLLLARIFFAIGATAAATMVTAILPSLTDDGNDSDSSADVANKPAHNPRNSVAMSLESDMTITPARFHNTSGNGQAASASEREEAKAGKPSALAGYVGLFTGCGALVALSLFLPLPARFGEIDGVTSAVAVADSFYVVGVVAFVVAVFVFFGLKNLKGEEGKGWGILLGLKTNSSSEGDSDEHESNHPTRPKVLPYFRLLRDSVTLGFTDSQIALGYLGGFVARASTVAISLFIPLYINTYYISNGFCHGSPHDPSPELKKECRAAYLLSSILTGVAQLFGLFAAPLFGYFNRRRGRLNYPILIATAFGIVGYISLPQLQSPEYKNVDGRGGSPAIFAIVIMLGISQIGAIVCSLGFLGRGVLTADIPKSQIIDTVEDSTEAMEAPGESAPLLQHNASVDAVSRVRLKGSIAGMYSWFGGAAILLLTKLGGYMFDAVSHGAPFYMMASFNAILFLASLSIDAARFYKHKQ from the exons ATGATGCTCACCTGCCGCCACGCACCAACACCCGCTACCGCAGCTACCCACTTCGACATACTAACTTTCTCCCTTGTGATCAACAACAAACAAAACCGCCAGCCCACCTCTATTTCTCTCTTAACATCTATTATCCCGCCCGTCGCGAGATGTAAGCTTAGGTCTAGACGGTGGTCAGGGCTAAATAACGACAATTACCTCGATTGCCCGTCACGACACCTACTACTGGCGCTTGATATCCTCATCATGGCGATTCTCTCCCGCTACCTGCCCTTCTCTGAGGCGACTTCGACCCTGCAAGCAGTGACGtacctcctcggcatctctctcttctccatTTCCTTTCTTGTCTTTCTCAACAGCAGCATATCCTTTGTCGTTACCGACCTAATTGGCGTCAaggatggcgtcggcgacatTGTCGGCActctcggcttcgtcgacgagctcgttgCGCTCATCGCATGTCCGGTCTGGGGATTGGTCTCGGATCGCCTCGGTGTGAGATGGGTGGCCGTCATCGGATACGCCGTCATTGGCGCGGCTTTGATCCTGTTCGTGCAGGCGAAGAATGTATATCCGCAACTGCTTCTGGCGCGCATCTTCTTTGCCATCGGTGCGACAGCCGC CGCCACCATGGTCACGGCTATCTTGCCCTCTCTGACGGATGATGGCAACGATTCCGACAGCTCCGCCGACGTTGCGAACAAGCCAGCCCACAACCCCCGAAACAGCGTTGCTATGTCACTCGAGTCTGACATGACCATTACTCCGGCACGGTTTCACAATACCAGCGGAAACGGTCAGGCAGCGTCGGCAAGCGAGAGGGAAGAAGCGAAGGCCGGCAAGCCCTCGGCACTGGCGGGCTATGTTGGACTATTTACGGGATGTGGCGCACTGGTTGCGCTCTCGTTATTCCTCCCGCTCCCAGCTCGGTTCGGCGAGATTGACGGTGTTACCTCCGCCGTTGCTGTCGCTGACAGTTTTTATGTGGTCGGAGTAGTGGCATTTGTTGTAGCAGTCTTTGTCTTCTTTGGGCTGAAAAACCTGAAGGGTGAGGAAGGTAAGGGCTGGGGCATTCTTCTTGGGCTCAAGACCAATTCGAGTTCGGAGGGCGACTCTGACGAGCATGAATCAAACCACCCGACACGGCCG AAAGTATTGCCATATTTCCGTCTGTTGCGAGATTCCGTCACACTCGGTTTCACGGATTCTCAAATCGCCCTTGGATATCTGGGCGGCTTCGTGGCCCGGGCTTCTACCGTTGCCATCTCGCTTTTCATACCTCTCTACATCAACACATACTACATCAGTAACGGATTCTGTCATGGTTCTCCACATGATCCTTCTCCGGAATTGAAGAAGGAGTGCCGGGCGGCCTATCTTCTTTCATCCATTCTGACAGGCGTCGCCCAACTGTTCGGCTTGTTTGCCGCGCCATTGTTTGGCTACTTTAACAGAAGACGCGGCCGCCTCAACTACCCGATCCTCATCGCGACCGCATTCGGAATCGTCGGCTACATCTCCCTCCCTCAGCTACAGAGCCCGGAATACAAGAATGTCGATGGCCGAGGTGGCAGCCCGGCCATCTTCGCCATTGTGATTATGCTTGGCATTAGCCAGATTGGCGCCATTGTCTGCAGTTTGGGgttcctcggccgcggcgttCTTACCGCAGATATTCCCAAATCACAGATCATTGACACCGTCGAGGACTCGACCGAGGCCATGGAAGCTCCTGGCGAGTCTGCGCCGTTGCTGCAGCACAATGCTAGTGTCGACGCCGTATCCCGAGTGCGACTCAAGGGTTCCATTGCTGGCATGTATTCTTGGTTTGGCGGAGCGGCAATTCTACTGCTCACAAAGCTAGGCGGTTACATGTTTGACGCGGTGTCGCACGGCGCGCCCTTCTATATGATGGCATCCTTTAACGCcatcctcttcttggccagcttgAGCATTGACGCTGCTCGCTTTTACAAACACAAGCAGTAA
- a CDS encoding Chromatin remodeling complex subunit, which produces MVGKVSERVLLREGLERTDNGMKQTSWPDVTPINQKNYYTDYMKRDDQILALRLQGDATRDRIVQAAKDRDRALAQSGRAEVPLVIPELQPDEAPADAAAGLDPSKVIVIHPGSQNLRIGFASDALPKSIPMTLATKFPQTEAEIHEALPRRHFEAKTQDQQYGEEWSKKYNKMCSDLKLEMRANKRKVLPNSKELVLNYNRRTEPEIIQTHNDPLQIDWTDINNLDDPKSSASCFIGQQAQRVPDDSQPKFKLWWPIQHGVLNEDEYLNAEHLFDDFETLLDKAIRQELGLTKNSTWRQYSCVFVIPDLYDKKYVEQVLRSCMTWFEFNRICFIQESMAATFGAGYTQACVVDVGAQKTSIACVEDGLCVEDSRINLKYGGYDVTETFVKMLLYDNFPYQDINLRRRHDFLLAEELKMKHCTMSQADISVQLYQFHLRAPNQPTHKYQFKTYDEVILAPMGFYDPSIFDNSTKLRGRRKLIERSYNAYDADIPDDPTSAAQFGILALVKPSLNAAPANGFTPSQNDVSTPVKEKPQPFDFLKRGENGINGTPLGSNAPSPAPEGVSTPVPAPFVFGGSKDGVNGGSPAPPGRNGGTPGPNGTMLAQPPVGMFVDTSARSAKAIAIERDGVLPTAPLDLAILTSIYNAAKGDDKKLRDYLGSIMVIGGGSKTPQFTVVLEEKLKARRPDLFDRILVSRSARDMDEQVVTWKGASVFAKLPANDSWVTPFEFERLGARVLHHKVLWSW; this is translated from the exons ATGGTAGGAAAAGTTAGCGAGAGGGTTCTCCTCCGGGAGG GCCTCGAGAGAACCGACAACGGTATGAAGCAGACAAGCTGGCCGGATGTCACGCCAATCAATCAAAAGAACTACTACAC AGACTACATGAAGCGCGATGACCAGATTCTCGCTTTACGACTCCAAGGCGACGCCACCCGCGACAGAATTGTTCAAGCTGCCAAGGACAGAGATCGTGCTCTTGCCCAAAGTGGCCGCGCCGAAGTCCCCCTCGTCATCCCCGAACTTCAACCCGACGAAGCACCCGCCGACGCAGCCGCGGGCCTTGACCCTTCGAAGGTCATTGTCATTCATCCTGGCAGCCAGAACCTTCGGATTGGCTTCGCCAGCGATGCACTTCCCAAGTCGATTCCGATGACACTTGCCACCAAGTTCCCCCAGACTGAGGCTGAGATTCATGAAGCGCTCCCCCGTCGGCATTTCGAGGCGAAGACGCAAGACCAGCAATATGGCGAAGAGTGGTCTAAAAAGTACAACAAGATGTGCAGCGATCTCAAACTGGAAATGCGCGCAAACAAGCGCAAGGTACTGCCCAACTCCAAGGAATTGGTGCTGAACTACAACCGCCGGACTGAGCCCGAGATCATTCAAACACACAACGATCCCTTGCAAATCGATTGGACCGACATTAACAACCTAGATGATCCCAAATCATCAGCCTCCTGCTTCATCGGACAGCAAGCACAACGAGTACCAGATGACTCCCAACCAAAGTTCAAGCTCTGGTGGCCGATTCAGCATGGAGTGCTCAATGAAGACGAATATCTGAACGCTGAACATCTGTTTGACGACTTCGAGACTCTGCTTGATAAGGCGATCAGACAGGAACTTGGTCTCACCAAGAATAGTACCTGGAGGCAATACAGCTGCGTCTTCGTCATTCCTGATCTTTATGACAAGAAGTACGTCGAGCAGGTCCTCAGATCTTGCATGACATGGTTTGAGTTCAATCGGATATGTTTTATCCAAGAGAGCATGGCTGCTACATTTGGAGCGGGATATACCCAAGCctgcgtcgtcgacgtcggagCACAAAAAACATCCATCGCTTGTGTCGAGGATGGGCTTTGTGTTGAAGACTCTCGCATCAACCTGAAGTATGGCGGGTACGACGTGACGGAGACCTTTGTCAAAATGCTGCTCTATGACAACTTCCCCTACCAGGACATCAATCTTCGGAGACGCCATGACTTTTTGCTGGCAGAGGAGCTTAAGATGAAGCATTGCACGATGTCGCAGGCGGACATTTCTGTCCAGCTGTATCAGTTCCATCTGCGAGCTCCAAACCAGCCAACGCACAAGTACCAATTCAAGACTTACGACGAGGTCATTCTCGCCCCTATGGGCTTCTACGACCCGTCCATCTTCGATAACAGTACCAAGCTGCGAGGACGAAGGAAACTGATCGAGCGGTCTTACAACGCCTACGATGCGGACATCCCTGATGACCCGACATCAGCGGCTCAGTTTGGCATCCTAGCCCTCGTCAAGCCTTCGCTGAACGCTGCGCCTGCCAACGGCTTCACACCGTCACAGAATGATGTGTCGACGCCGGTCAAGGAAAAGCCGCAGCCATTTGACTTCCTTAAGCGAGGCGAGAACGGCATCAACGGCACTCCGTTAGGGTCTAATGCCCCATCTCCAGCACCGGAGGGTGTCAGCACGCCAGTGCCTGCGCCGTTTGTATTTGGCGGAAGTAAAGACGGCGTCAACGGAGGCAGCCCGGCGCCCCCTGGGAGGAACGGCGGCACACCAGGACCGAACGGGACGATGCTGGCACAGCCGCCCGTCGGCATGTTTGTTGATACCTCTGCACGCAGTGCCAAGGCTATCGCAATTGAGCGCGATGGCGTTCTGCCTACTGCACCTTTGGATCTTGCCATCCTTACCAGCATCTacaacgccgccaagggAGATGACAAGAAGCTACGCGATTACCTGGGCAGTATCATGGTGATCGGTGGCGGGTCAAAGACGCCACAGTTCACTGTCGTGCTTGAAGAGAAGCTCAAGGCTAGGCGGCCTGACCTCTTTGACCGCATTCTTGTCAGCAGAAGCGCAAGAGACATGGACGAACAGGTCGTAACATGGAAGGGCGCCAGCGTCTTTGCCAAACTACCGGCCAATGATTCGTGGGTTACGCCATTCGAGTTCGAGCGACTTGGAGCTCGGGTGCTGCACCATAAGGTGCTCTGGTCATGGTAG